Proteins from one Piscinibacter lacus genomic window:
- a CDS encoding ABC transporter permease: MSAAPAPGGSRPGGPGRRLRLGRGAVIGLPYAWLIAFFLLPFLIVFKISVSEMDGVRFSDLLTVQDGVLQLTVRLGNYLFVAEDELYVRTYLRSLGYAGATTLLCLALGYPFAYFMARAPRHLQPLLVMAVMLPFWTSFLLRVYAWKGLLGDGGPVAELLIALGLDQLLAAGGLIGSPGKLMNTPFSLLVGMVYTYLPFMVLPLYATLSKLDGRLLEAAADLGATPWAAFWRVTVPLSKAGIIAGAMLVFIPCVGEFVIPELLGGPETLMIGRVLWDEFFSNNDWPMASTVAVVMVLLIVVPLALFNRYQAESTEARR; the protein is encoded by the coding sequence ATGAGCGCCGCCCCTGCCCCTGGCGGATCGCGTCCGGGCGGCCCGGGCCGCCGCCTGCGCCTGGGGCGCGGCGCAGTGATCGGCCTGCCCTATGCCTGGCTGATCGCCTTCTTCCTGCTGCCCTTCCTGATCGTCTTCAAGATCAGCGTGTCCGAGATGGACGGGGTGCGCTTCTCCGACCTGCTGACGGTGCAGGACGGCGTGCTGCAACTCACCGTGCGCCTGGGCAACTACCTCTTCGTGGCCGAGGACGAGCTCTACGTCCGCACCTACCTGCGCAGCCTGGGCTATGCGGGCGCCACCACCCTGCTCTGCCTGGCCCTGGGCTATCCCTTTGCCTACTTCATGGCGCGCGCGCCGCGCCATCTTCAGCCGCTGCTGGTGATGGCGGTGATGCTGCCCTTCTGGACCTCCTTCCTGCTGCGCGTCTATGCCTGGAAGGGCCTGCTCGGCGACGGCGGCCCGGTGGCCGAGCTGCTGATCGCCCTGGGCCTGGACCAGTTGCTGGCCGCCGGCGGCCTGATCGGCAGCCCCGGCAAGCTGATGAACACGCCCTTCAGCCTGCTGGTCGGCATGGTCTACACCTACCTGCCCTTCATGGTGCTGCCGCTCTACGCGACGCTCAGCAAGCTCGACGGCCGCCTGCTCGAAGCCGCCGCCGACCTGGGCGCCACGCCCTGGGCCGCCTTCTGGCGGGTGACGGTGCCGCTGTCCAAGGCCGGGATCATTGCCGGCGCGATGCTGGTCTTCATCCCCTGCGTCGGCGAGTTCGTGATCCCCGAGCTGCTTGGCGGCCCCGAGACGCTGATGATCGGCCGCGTGCTGTGGGACGAGTTCTTCAGCAACAACGACTGGCCGATGGCCTCGACGGTCGCCGTCGTCATGGTGCTGCTGATCGTCGTGCCGCTGGCCCTGTTCAACCGCTACCAGGCCG
- a CDS encoding polyamine ABC transporter substrate-binding protein, with protein sequence MQGSAPRRTLTGRLAAALLAAFGLAAAGPALAQEEKVLNVLNWSDYIAPDTIANFEKETGIKVRYDNFDSNEVLHAKLVAGKTGYDVVMPSSYWAKVQADGGILQKLDKSKLPNLKNLDPTVQELLAKLDPGNQYQVNWLWGYTTVGINVDKVKAALGGLPMPANVWDLVFKPEYISKLKSCGVSFLDSPTEVIPAALHYLGKPAYSRNQADYAAVGPLLKSIRPHVTLFSSSGYINDMANGSICLALGWSGDISIARQRAIDGKTGQNIQTLVPATGGILFFDVMVIPADAPHPENAHKFIDYIMRPEVHASLTNKVFYANPNKASKAFVKPDVVNNPAVFPSEADMKKMIAPDALTNDIRRTMTRLYTSFKTGL encoded by the coding sequence ATGCAAGGTTCCGCCCCGCGTCGCACCCTCACCGGCCGCCTGGCCGCTGCGCTCCTGGCCGCCTTCGGCCTGGCCGCCGCGGGCCCGGCCCTGGCCCAGGAGGAGAAGGTGCTCAATGTGCTGAACTGGTCTGACTACATCGCGCCGGACACCATCGCCAATTTCGAGAAGGAAACCGGCATCAAGGTCCGCTACGACAACTTCGACAGCAACGAGGTGCTGCATGCCAAGCTGGTGGCCGGCAAGACCGGCTATGACGTGGTCATGCCCTCATCCTACTGGGCCAAGGTGCAGGCCGACGGCGGCATCCTGCAAAAGCTCGACAAGAGCAAGCTGCCCAACCTGAAGAACCTCGACCCGACGGTGCAGGAGCTGCTCGCCAAGCTCGACCCGGGCAACCAGTACCAGGTGAACTGGCTCTGGGGCTACACCACCGTCGGCATCAATGTCGACAAGGTCAAGGCGGCCCTGGGCGGCCTGCCGATGCCGGCCAATGTCTGGGACCTGGTCTTCAAGCCCGAGTACATCAGCAAGCTCAAGAGCTGCGGCGTGAGCTTCCTCGACTCGCCCACCGAGGTCATCCCGGCCGCCCTGCACTACCTGGGCAAGCCGGCCTACAGCCGCAACCAGGCCGACTACGCGGCCGTCGGCCCGCTGCTCAAGAGCATCCGGCCCCATGTGACGCTGTTCAGCTCCTCGGGCTACATCAACGACATGGCCAATGGCTCGATCTGCCTGGCCCTGGGCTGGTCGGGCGACATCAGCATCGCGCGCCAGCGCGCGATCGACGGCAAGACCGGCCAGAACATCCAGACCCTGGTGCCCGCCACCGGCGGCATCCTGTTCTTCGACGTGATGGTGATCCCGGCCGATGCGCCGCACCCCGAGAACGCGCACAAGTTCATCGACTACATCATGCGGCCCGAGGTGCATGCCTCGCTGACCAACAAGGTCTTCTACGCCAACCCGAACAAGGCCTCCAAGGCCTTCGTCAAGCCCGATGTGGTGAACAACCCGGCGGTCTTCCCGAGCGAGGCGGACATGAAGAAGATGATCGCGCCGGATGCGCTGACCAACGACATCCGCCGCACCATGACCCGGCTCTACACCAGCTTCAAGACCGGTCTCTGA
- a CDS encoding gamma-glutamyl-gamma-aminobutyrate hydrolase family protein gives MNAAAPASVLLAASERGGSQRPLVLVPACNRQLGDHPFHICGQKYIDAVRLAGALPLVMPAAPVEELGDLLELADGLLLTGSPSNVHPRHFDEGVLNPELPLDPRRDEMTLPLIRAARDRGLPFLAICRGFQEVNVALGGALHQAVQDLPGHLDHREDKNAPVEQQYGPAHALRIEAGGLLATLLGAGEIQVNSLHGQGVKRLAPGLRIEARAPDGLIEAFSVPPPEGEPAEAGRFQLGVQWHPEWKARDNPISMTLLRAFGDACRSFRERTRATVPERPRP, from the coding sequence ATGAACGCCGCCGCGCCCGCCTCCGTCCTGCTCGCCGCGTCCGAACGCGGCGGATCGCAGCGCCCCCTCGTGCTGGTGCCGGCCTGCAACCGCCAGCTTGGCGACCACCCCTTCCACATCTGCGGCCAGAAGTACATCGACGCGGTGCGCCTGGCCGGCGCGCTGCCGCTGGTGATGCCGGCGGCGCCTGTCGAGGAGCTGGGCGATCTGCTCGAACTCGCCGACGGCCTGCTGCTGACCGGCTCGCCCAGCAATGTGCACCCGCGCCATTTCGACGAGGGCGTGCTGAACCCCGAGTTGCCGCTCGACCCGCGCCGCGACGAGATGACGCTGCCGCTGATCCGCGCGGCGCGCGACCGCGGCCTGCCCTTCCTCGCCATCTGCCGCGGCTTCCAGGAAGTCAATGTGGCCTTGGGCGGTGCGCTGCACCAGGCCGTGCAGGACCTGCCCGGCCACCTGGACCACCGCGAGGACAAGAACGCGCCGGTCGAGCAGCAGTACGGCCCGGCCCATGCCCTGCGCATCGAGGCCGGCGGCCTGCTGGCCACCCTGCTCGGCGCGGGCGAGATCCAGGTCAACAGCCTGCACGGTCAGGGCGTGAAGCGCCTGGCGCCGGGCCTGCGCATCGAGGCCCGCGCGCCCGATGGCCTGATCGAAGCCTTCTCCGTGCCGCCGCCCGAGGGCGAGCCGGCCGAGGCCGGCCGCTTCCAGCTCGGCGTTCAGTGGCATCCTGAGTGGAAGGCCCGCGACAACCCGATTTCCATGACCCTGCTGCGTGCCTTCGGCGATGCCTGCCGCAGCTTCCGCGAGCGCACCCGCGCGACCGTGCCCGAACGCCCCCGCCCCTGA
- a CDS encoding glutamine synthetase family protein, giving the protein MVARDKLSFSDLEHWLNERRVTEIECLVPDLTGVARGKILPREKFTEDRGMRLPEAVVAMGVTGEFPEAGPYYDVISPTDRDMHLRPDPSTVRIVPWAADPTAQVLHDCYDRDGALVPFAPRSVLRRVCELFAAEGWQPIVAPELEFYLVARNSDPDVPLKPPVGRSGRSETGRQAYSIDAVNEFDPLFEDIYAYCEKMELGVDTLIHEVGAGQMEINFFHAAPLQLADEVFFFKRTVREAALRHNMFATFMAKPIAGEPGSAMHIHQSVVDAATGHNIFSQADGSASDAFRWYIGGLQKYIPAAMALFAPYVNSYRRLARNTAAPINIQWGTDNRTVGIRSPLAPPHGRRIENRVIGADANPYVALAATLACGWLGMKQKIEPTSECKGDAYLGDHALPRSLGEALEQLRAEKDLARVLGEAFVTVYTEVKEIEYAEFMKVISPWEREHLLLHV; this is encoded by the coding sequence ATGGTGGCGAGAGACAAGCTCAGCTTCAGCGACCTGGAACACTGGCTCAACGAACGCCGGGTGACCGAAATCGAATGCCTGGTGCCCGACCTGACCGGCGTGGCCCGCGGCAAGATCCTGCCGCGCGAGAAGTTCACCGAGGACCGCGGCATGCGCCTGCCCGAGGCCGTGGTGGCCATGGGCGTGACCGGCGAATTCCCCGAGGCCGGCCCCTACTACGACGTGATCAGCCCGACCGACCGCGACATGCACCTGCGGCCGGACCCGAGTACGGTGCGCATCGTCCCCTGGGCCGCCGACCCCACCGCCCAGGTGCTGCACGACTGCTACGACCGCGACGGCGCCCTGGTGCCCTTCGCGCCGCGCTCGGTGCTGCGCCGGGTCTGCGAGCTGTTCGCGGCCGAGGGCTGGCAGCCCATCGTCGCGCCCGAGCTGGAGTTCTACCTGGTCGCCCGCAACAGCGATCCGGACGTGCCGCTCAAGCCGCCGGTCGGCCGCAGCGGGCGCAGCGAGACCGGCCGCCAGGCCTATTCGATCGACGCGGTCAACGAGTTCGACCCGCTCTTCGAGGACATCTACGCCTACTGCGAGAAGATGGAGCTGGGCGTCGACACCCTGATCCATGAGGTCGGCGCTGGCCAGATGGAGATCAACTTCTTCCATGCCGCGCCGCTGCAGCTTGCCGACGAAGTCTTCTTCTTCAAGCGCACCGTGCGCGAGGCCGCGCTGCGCCACAACATGTTCGCCACCTTCATGGCCAAGCCCATCGCGGGCGAGCCGGGCAGCGCGATGCACATCCACCAGAGCGTGGTCGACGCGGCCACCGGCCACAACATCTTCAGCCAAGCCGACGGCAGCGCCTCGGACGCCTTCCGCTGGTACATCGGCGGCTTGCAGAAGTACATCCCGGCCGCGATGGCGCTGTTCGCGCCCTATGTGAACAGCTACCGCCGGCTGGCGCGCAACACGGCCGCGCCGATCAACATCCAGTGGGGCACGGACAACCGCACCGTCGGCATCCGCTCGCCGCTGGCGCCGCCCCACGGCCGGCGGATCGAGAACCGGGTGATCGGCGCCGATGCCAACCCCTATGTCGCGCTGGCCGCCACCCTGGCCTGCGGCTGGCTGGGCATGAAGCAGAAGATCGAGCCCACTTCCGAGTGCAAGGGCGACGCCTACCTGGGCGACCACGCCCTGCCGCGCAGCCTGGGCGAGGCGCTGGAGCAGTTGCGTGCCGAGAAGGACCTGGCCCGCGTGCTCGGCGAAGCCTTCGTCACCGTCTACACCGAGGTCAAGGAGATCGAGTACGCCGAGTTCATGAAGGTGATCTCGCCCTGGGAGCGGGAACACCTTCTCCTGCACGTCTGA
- a CDS encoding ABC transporter ATP-binding protein, with amino-acid sequence MAASGAQGYLQIQDVVKDFGGGAVAVNHVSIDIAQGEIFALLGSSGCGKTTLLRMLAGFETPSSGRIVLDGQDLAGLPPYERPINMMFQSYALFPHLSVWDNIAFGLRRDGLPRAEVAERVEQMLKLVQLDKYARRKPHQLSGGQQQRVALARSLAKRPRLLLLDEPLGALDKKLREATQIELVNIIEQVGVTCVMVTHDQEEAMTMASRIAVMSEGRFLQVGAPADIYETPATRFVADFIGNVNLMDGVLRSDQPDHVQIDCADCSHHVGHGITGTEGMAVTVAIRPEKIRLGRAMPDTGFGPHNRVEGTVRDLSYFGSFTVYHLALASGAVLKISQGNVDRHPDDVLSWGDRAWASWAPNAQVVLTQ; translated from the coding sequence ATGGCGGCATCCGGCGCGCAGGGCTACTTGCAGATCCAGGATGTGGTGAAGGACTTCGGCGGCGGCGCCGTCGCGGTCAACCACGTCAGCATCGACATCGCGCAGGGCGAGATCTTTGCCCTGCTCGGTTCCAGCGGCTGCGGCAAGACCACGCTGCTGCGCATGCTGGCCGGCTTCGAGACGCCGAGCTCGGGCCGCATCGTGCTCGACGGCCAGGACCTGGCCGGCCTGCCGCCCTATGAGCGGCCGATCAACATGATGTTCCAGAGCTATGCGCTCTTCCCGCATCTCAGCGTCTGGGACAACATCGCCTTCGGCCTGCGCCGCGACGGCCTGCCGCGTGCCGAGGTGGCCGAGCGGGTCGAGCAGATGCTCAAGCTCGTGCAGCTCGACAAGTACGCGCGGCGCAAGCCGCACCAGCTCAGCGGCGGGCAGCAGCAGCGGGTGGCGCTGGCGCGCAGCCTGGCCAAGCGGCCGCGGCTGCTGCTGCTCGACGAGCCGCTCGGCGCGCTCGACAAGAAGCTGCGCGAGGCCACGCAGATCGAACTGGTCAACATCATCGAGCAGGTCGGCGTGACCTGCGTGATGGTCACCCACGACCAGGAGGAGGCCATGACCATGGCCTCGCGGATCGCGGTGATGAGCGAGGGCCGCTTCCTGCAGGTCGGCGCGCCGGCCGACATCTACGAGACGCCGGCCACCCGCTTCGTGGCCGACTTCATCGGCAATGTGAACCTGATGGACGGCGTGCTGCGCAGCGACCAGCCCGACCATGTGCAGATCGACTGCGCCGATTGCAGCCACCATGTCGGCCACGGCATCACCGGCACCGAGGGCATGGCGGTGACGGTGGCGATCCGGCCCGAGAAGATCCGCCTGGGCCGCGCGATGCCCGACACCGGCTTCGGCCCGCACAACCGCGTCGAAGGCACGGTGCGCGACCTGTCCTACTTCGGCAGCTTCACCGTCTACCACCTGGCCCTGGCCAGCGGCGCGGTGCTCAAGATCAGCCAGGGCAATGTCGACCGCCATCCCGACGATGTGCTGAGCTGGGGCGACCGCGCCTGGGCAAGCTGGGCGCCCAATGCCCAGGTGGTGCTGACGCAATGA
- a CDS encoding aspartate aminotransferase family protein codes for MSHAAELDAYWMPFTANRQFKQAPRLIAKAAGMHFWTPEGREILDGIAGLWCVNAGHARPRIVQAIQAQAAELDFAPPFNMGHPLAFTLADRLAQIAPAGLDRVFFTNSGSESVETALKMALAYHRLRGEGQRTRLIGRERGYHGVNFGGISVGGMVANRKMFGNLLAGVDHIRHTHDPERNAYSRGQPAHGAELADDLERLIALHDASTIAAVIVEPVAGSTGVLIPPVGYLQRLREICTRHGILLIFDEVISGFGRTGAPFAAQRFGVTPDLMTVAKGLSNGCVPMGAVFASRALHDTFMTGPDHAIEFFHGYTYSGHPLACAAALGTLDTYAEEGLLTRGAALEPIWTEALHSLRGLPHVIDIRTIGLVAGIELAPRPGEPTRRAYDAFMDCWHQGVLVRTTGDTIALSPPLIIEERHIAQIVEAIGTALRRLA; via the coding sequence ATGAGCCACGCCGCCGAACTTGACGCCTACTGGATGCCCTTCACCGCGAACCGGCAGTTCAAGCAGGCGCCGCGGCTGATCGCCAAAGCCGCGGGCATGCATTTCTGGACGCCCGAGGGCCGCGAGATCCTCGACGGCATCGCCGGCCTGTGGTGCGTGAATGCCGGCCATGCCCGGCCGCGCATCGTGCAGGCCATCCAGGCCCAGGCGGCGGAACTGGACTTCGCGCCGCCCTTCAACATGGGCCACCCCCTGGCCTTCACCCTGGCCGACCGGCTGGCGCAGATCGCACCAGCCGGTCTAGACCGGGTGTTCTTCACCAATTCCGGCTCGGAATCGGTCGAGACCGCGCTGAAGATGGCCCTGGCCTACCACCGCCTGCGCGGCGAGGGCCAGCGCACCCGGCTGATCGGCCGCGAGCGCGGCTACCACGGCGTCAACTTCGGCGGCATTTCGGTCGGCGGCATGGTCGCCAACCGCAAGATGTTCGGCAACCTGCTGGCCGGGGTGGACCACATCCGCCACACCCACGACCCCGAGCGCAATGCCTACAGCCGCGGCCAGCCGGCCCACGGCGCCGAGCTGGCTGACGATCTGGAGCGCCTGATTGCGCTGCATGACGCCAGCACCATCGCGGCGGTCATCGTCGAGCCGGTGGCCGGCTCGACGGGCGTGCTGATCCCGCCGGTGGGCTACTTGCAGCGCCTGCGCGAGATCTGCACCCGCCACGGCATCCTGCTGATCTTCGACGAGGTGATTTCCGGCTTCGGCCGCACCGGCGCGCCCTTCGCCGCCCAGCGCTTCGGCGTCACGCCCGACCTGATGACGGTGGCCAAGGGCCTGAGCAATGGCTGCGTGCCCATGGGCGCGGTCTTCGCCAGCCGCGCCCTGCACGACACCTTCATGACCGGGCCCGACCACGCCATCGAGTTCTTCCACGGCTACACCTACTCCGGCCACCCCCTGGCCTGCGCTGCGGCCCTGGGCACGCTGGACACCTATGCCGAGGAAGGCCTGCTCACACGCGGCGCGGCGCTGGAGCCGATCTGGACCGAGGCCCTCCACAGCCTGCGCGGCCTGCCGCATGTGATCGACATCCGCACCATTGGCCTGGTGGCCGGCATCGAGCTGGCGCCCCGCCCCGGCGAGCCGACCCGCCGCGCCTACGACGCCTTCATGGACTGCTGGCATCAGGGCGTGCTGGTGCGGACGACGGGCGACACCATCGCGCTCTCGCCGCCGCTGATCATCGAGGAGCGGCACATCGCGCAGATCGTCGAGGCCATCGGCACGGCGCTGCGGCGCCTGGCCTGA
- a CDS encoding NAD(P)/FAD-dependent oxidoreductase: MAWIDTDRALGRQSWYAASAPAAPPRPVLDCELRVDVAIVGGGLAGLSAALDLAARGRRVAVLEAGQLGEGASGRNGGQAIHGLACDIDTVEAQLGAEAAQRIWRMSLDALELLQARIAEYAIDCDWQAGWLGLATSPRKARALRDSLDGLARRHGSRYRWLGQDELPAWIDSPRYAGGYVDPASGHLHPLKLVRGLAEAAARAGVLLFEHSAVLGLDDRPGAPCRLRTAAGHVQADQVLLAGNSRLAALAPGLAPALAARIMPVGTYIVTTEPLGEARCRALIPSRAAVCDTNFVLDYFRPTADHRLLFGGRVSYSTLTPPGMAASLQRRLAAVFPQLAGVPISHAWGGFVDISMNRAPDFGRLDSRGRPGAAAGRVYYLQGFSGHGLALTGLAGRLVAEAMTGDAERFDTFARLRHRPFPGGAALRMPALVLGMAWYRLRDAL, from the coding sequence ATGGCCTGGATCGACACCGACCGCGCGCTGGGCCGGCAGAGCTGGTATGCCGCCAGCGCGCCGGCCGCCCCGCCACGACCGGTTTTGGACTGCGAGCTGCGGGTGGATGTGGCCATCGTCGGCGGCGGCCTGGCCGGGCTGTCGGCCGCGCTCGACCTGGCGGCCCGCGGTCGCCGCGTCGCCGTGCTGGAGGCCGGGCAGTTGGGCGAAGGCGCCAGCGGCCGCAACGGCGGCCAGGCCATCCATGGCCTGGCTTGCGACATCGACACCGTCGAGGCCCAGCTCGGTGCCGAGGCGGCGCAGCGCATCTGGCGCATGTCGCTGGACGCGCTCGAGCTGCTGCAAGCCCGGATTGCCGAGTATGCGATCGACTGCGACTGGCAGGCCGGCTGGCTGGGCCTGGCCACCTCGCCGCGCAAGGCCCGCGCGCTGCGCGACAGCCTCGACGGCCTGGCCCGCCGCCACGGCAGCCGCTACCGCTGGCTGGGGCAGGATGAGCTGCCGGCCTGGATCGACAGCCCGCGCTATGCCGGCGGCTATGTGGACCCGGCCTCCGGCCACCTGCATCCGCTCAAGCTGGTGCGCGGCCTGGCGGAGGCGGCGGCGCGCGCTGGCGTGCTGCTCTTCGAGCACAGCGCCGTGCTGGGCCTGGACGACCGCCCCGGCGCGCCCTGCCGCCTGCGCACCGCCGCCGGCCACGTGCAGGCCGACCAGGTGCTGCTGGCCGGCAACAGCCGCCTGGCCGCGCTGGCCCCCGGCCTGGCCCCGGCACTGGCGGCGCGGATCATGCCGGTCGGCACCTACATCGTGACGACCGAGCCGCTGGGCGAGGCCCGCTGCCGGGCGCTGATCCCCAGCCGCGCCGCGGTCTGCGACACCAATTTCGTGCTGGACTACTTCCGCCCCACGGCCGACCACCGCCTGCTCTTCGGCGGCCGGGTCAGCTACAGCACCCTCACCCCGCCGGGCATGGCCGCCAGCCTGCAGCGGCGGCTGGCGGCCGTGTTCCCGCAACTCGCGGGCGTGCCGATCAGCCATGCCTGGGGTGGCTTCGTCGACATCTCCATGAACCGCGCGCCCGACTTCGGCCGGCTCGACAGCCGCGGCCGCCCGGGCGCTGCCGCCGGCCGTGTCTATTACCTGCAGGGCTTCTCGGGCCACGGCCTGGCGCTCACCGGCCTGGCCGGTCGCCTGGTGGCCGAGGCCATGACCGGCGACGCCGAGCGCTTCGACACCTTCGCCCGGCTGCGCCACCGGCCCTTCCCCGGCGGCGCAGCGCTGCGCATGCCGGCCCTGGTGCTGGGCATGGCCTGGTACCGGCTGAGGGACGCGCTGTGA
- a CDS encoding aspartate aminotransferase family protein: protein MIPTRSTQAWQAADAAHFLHPFTDFKALGAKGARIIERADNIWLWDSEGQQILDAMSGLWCVNVGYGQTALIDAATEQLRQLPFYNAFFQTATPPAIALAEALAAIAPPGFQHVFFAGSGSEGNDTVVRMVRRYWDLQGQPQRQHIISRWNGYHGSTMAGASLGGMSYMHAQGGLPIPGISHIQQPYWWDHGRAQGLSREDFGLVAARWLEDEIQRLGPENVAAFIGEPVQGAGGVIVPPASYWPEIQRIADRHGILVVADEVICGFGRTGNWWGSQTQGFRPDLMTFAKGVTSGYIPLGGVMVGERVATALIEQGGEFEHGYTYSGHPVACAVGLANLKLIQELKLVEHVREDVGPYLAEQFARLKDHPLVGDAETCGLMGALLLVKDRVRGTAFAPEQGVGMVCRGHCFGNGLIMRAVGDRMIIAPPLVITRAQIEELVHRIRRALDLTLADLHGRGWL, encoded by the coding sequence ATGATTCCCACCCGCAGCACCCAGGCCTGGCAGGCCGCCGACGCCGCCCACTTCCTGCACCCCTTCACCGACTTCAAGGCCCTGGGCGCCAAGGGCGCGCGCATCATCGAGCGCGCCGACAACATCTGGCTGTGGGACAGCGAGGGCCAGCAGATCCTCGATGCGATGAGCGGCCTATGGTGTGTCAACGTCGGCTATGGCCAGACGGCCCTGATCGATGCAGCCACCGAGCAGCTCCGGCAACTGCCCTTCTACAACGCCTTCTTCCAGACGGCCACGCCGCCGGCCATCGCCCTGGCCGAGGCGCTGGCGGCCATTGCGCCGCCGGGCTTCCAGCATGTCTTCTTCGCCGGCTCGGGCTCGGAGGGCAATGACACCGTGGTGCGCATGGTCCGCCGCTACTGGGACCTGCAGGGCCAGCCCCAGCGCCAGCACATCATCAGCCGCTGGAACGGCTATCACGGCTCCACCATGGCCGGCGCCTCGCTGGGCGGCATGAGCTACATGCATGCCCAGGGCGGCCTGCCGATTCCCGGCATCAGCCACATCCAGCAGCCCTACTGGTGGGACCACGGCCGGGCTCAGGGCCTGAGCCGCGAGGACTTCGGCCTCGTTGCCGCCCGCTGGCTGGAAGACGAGATCCAGCGCCTGGGCCCCGAGAACGTGGCCGCCTTCATCGGCGAGCCGGTGCAGGGCGCCGGCGGCGTGATCGTGCCGCCGGCCAGCTACTGGCCCGAGATCCAGCGCATCGCCGACCGCCACGGCATCCTGGTCGTGGCCGACGAGGTGATCTGCGGCTTCGGCCGCACCGGCAACTGGTGGGGCAGCCAGACCCAGGGCTTCCGGCCCGACCTGATGACCTTCGCCAAGGGCGTGACCAGCGGCTACATCCCCCTGGGCGGGGTGATGGTCGGCGAGCGCGTGGCCACGGCCCTCATCGAGCAGGGCGGCGAGTTCGAGCATGGCTACACCTACAGCGGTCACCCGGTGGCCTGCGCGGTGGGCCTGGCCAATCTGAAGCTGATCCAGGAGCTCAAGCTCGTCGAGCATGTGCGCGAGGACGTCGGCCCCTACCTGGCCGAGCAGTTCGCCCGGCTCAAGGACCATCCCCTCGTCGGCGACGCCGAGACCTGCGGTCTGATGGGCGCGCTGCTGCTGGTCAAGGACCGCGTTCGCGGCACCGCCTTCGCGCCCGAGCAAGGCGTCGGCATGGTCTGCCGCGGGCACTGCTTCGGGAACGGCCTGATCATGCGAGCCGTGGGCGATCGCATGATCATCGCGCCGCCGCTCGTCATCACCCGCGCCCAGATCGAAGAACTCGTGCACCGCATCCGCCGCGCGCTCGACCTGACCCTGGCCGACCTGCACGGCCGCGGCTGGCTCTGA